TGACCTCGTACGGCCACCAGAGACGGGAACTAGCGAGAGAAACGCGACACGGCTATGGTGCAGCCATGAGCGAGAACGCCCGCACAACTTATCGCCACGGCAATGTCCGAGAAGACGCACTTGCCGCGGCACATTCCCTGATCGCAGATTCGGGCTACGAAAAACTGAGCATCAGGCGTGTCGCTGATCAGGTGGGGATCGCCCACAGATCCCTCTACAATCATTTCGAAGATCGCGATGCCCTACTCGATGCAGTGGCGACGGAAGGGTATGAAGCGCTTGCGAAAGCTCTAACCTCTGCCAAAACACCCGACAGCTTCGTCAGCGCCTACACACAGTTCGCGCTGAAAAATCCCTACCTCTATGCGCTCATGACCAGCCGCCCCCATGCCACCATGAAGGAAAAGCCAGAGCTGCAAAAAGCAGCCCACCTCGTTATCACCGAGGCGATCCGCCTGTTCAGCGATCAGGCCGCACCGACCGATGAAAAGAAACGATCCGTGTTTAAAATTCACATGATGCTTCACGGCGGCTTGTCGCTCTATCAATCCGGCATTCTGGACATGCCCTCTGATAAAGCTTTCGTGAAAGAACTCATTGCCATGGTTGAAGAAGCCTCCTAGACGATGAACCAACGCTTTACTCGCTGACAAACGGAGAAACACCCATGCGGCGCTTCATCTCACCCACCGCCCTCATGTCAACTGCCGGGCTTCTTGCGGTGGCCGGAGCAGCAAGCCTTTACTGGATCACCGGTTCTGGGCCTGCCCTTGCAGAGCCGACCACAATTTCAATCAAGGCAAATCCCGTCGCCTGGGACCCGGAAAACCCACGAGACACAGAAGCTGGCGCCCTCACCTTTATTGGCGGTCTGGAACTCACATCGAGCCATCCAGACTTTGGCGGCCTGTCAGGCTTGATCGTCGGCAAAGGCGGTGATGCTCTCATTGCCATAACGGACCAGGGCAACTGGTTCACCGCCGACATTCTCGCAGACGGAAATCGTCCAACAGGCCTTGCAGATGCCTTGCTGGCCCCAATCCTGGGCGCGAACGGCGCCCGGCTTGCGGGAAAGCGAGATACCGATGCTGAAAGCTTGACCGTCGCCTTCGGAGCTGACCCAAGAAACAGCCCAACGCTGATCAGCTTTGAGCGCAACCACCGCTTGCAAAGCCATGACCTGACAAGCCTTGGATTCGACGCGCCCGCAACACCGGTCGAAGATTTTAACGCTTTCGACGGTCTGGAAAACAATGGCGGGTTGGAGGCCATCGCCTACCTGCCGGACGGATCACTCCTCGCCATCTCCGAGAATACGTTCGACGAAGACGGCCACATCATCGGCGCGCGACTGACAGAAGATGCCGCAACACCAGTGCGCTTAAAGCAGCACCTGCCTTACGTCTTAACTGACATGGACATCCTCCCAAACGGGGATCTCATCACTCTGGAGCGCCACTATAACCCTCTGGCCGGTGTCTCCATGATGATGCGCCGCATTCCAGCAGATACGCTGGGAAGCAAAGAACCGCTCGACGGCGAAGTACTGGTGGAGGCCAACCACACCCGCTCTATCGACAATATGGAAGGCCTGTCCCTGCGCCAGGACGAAGAAGGACGTACGCTGCTCTATGTGATTTCAGATGACAACTTCAATTCAGTCCAACGCACATTGCTGCTGGTTTTCGCCCTTGAGGACTGAGGTCAAGCGCCGCCAAACCCCGGCAGCGGACGTATGAGACCTCTAAGTGCCCAATAGATAAAGACGTTCAGGAAGGCTGCCCCGGCATAGATACCTGCCATGACGGCAAGACGGTTTGCCCAGGGCTCCTCAGCGCCATAGGCCATTTGCCCGTAGAAGAACCCGGCAAAGATGAGGCCACCAAAGAGCGCACCATAAAAAGGCGCCCGCCACCAGGGAATGCCGCGCACCTGATCAAAGACATAGATGGAGACAAGCTGCCCCGCGAAGAGCGCCCCAAAGAACGTCGCCATAACACCCAGAGACGCTACCTGCCCCTCAACCGTCCCCAACCCGTAAGTCGTAATCGCCCAGATTAGAATGCCTGCCACCAGCACCCAGGTGACAATGACCGACGCAATACTCGTCCCTGGACCGTATTTGCGATTCACAAGATTAAGAACGAGGAAAATAAGAGGTAGCGCCACATGCCCGTAAGTCAGCCAGTAGCCTGGATTGAGATACCATTGCTCAGGCGGGAAAACATCAAACTGAGTGACAAACCGGGTCGAGCCAAGATAGGCGAGCGCAAACACGCCAAACAAAGCCGCAACCGGTAAAATCATTCTTCCAAGCGCGTTGAAAAAAGCACGCATCACTCACAACCCCGCCGAATGAGTGCCAACGCATTTCGGAGAAAACAAGCTCTCTCCGACATGCCCAAACGATACTGTACGGAATGTTAGCGGAGCAGGAGGCCATCTCCTAGTGGAAGCGCCACACCTTCAGCAAACATCGTAAACAACGGCGGGGAGGCATCGCTCATTGCTCATTTAAAAGGCACCCAGCCAAAAAAAGGGCCTCTCACAAGGAGAAGCCCATTCTTTTTAAAACTGCCCGACCAGAATCAGCTGGCAGTAGCCGCTTCCGCTTTTGCGATCTCGCGCTTGATGCGCTGCGCTTTCGTAGACAGTTCTGATTCCCGCGCTTTGCGCAGATACCCGTCCAGGCCACCACGATGCTCAACAGAGCGAAGCGCATGTGCGCTGATCCGCAGCTTGTACTGGCGACCGAGCTTCTCACTCATCAAAGTCACGTTGCAGAGATTCGGCAGGAACCGACGACGCGTTTTGTTGTTCGCGTGGCTCACATTGTTGCCTGTCATGACTGCTTTTCCAGTCAGCTCGCAGCGGCGTGCCATAGCTTCTTCCCATCTTGACCACCTTCTGCTGCCAGCACCCGACCATGTCGGGTCAGCGCAAAAGGGTTTTGTAAACTCTTGCAGAGAAAGGCGCGGGGTGTCTCACCTGCGCCTCTCGTGAGCGGGGAGGTATAGAGCCGGTGGGGCTTCTCGTCAAGCCTGTAGGCCTTCCAAAGTGGGGGCGATTTTGCCCTTTAATCCCAGAGGCTTAAGTGCCTTGATCCGGGAACAAAAGCGCCAAGAGCCTGTTTGCAGCGGCGGTGGGGGTGACGCCACCCGCTGCGACCTCATTTTCAAGCTCTCCCACCAAGCGACTGGCCTCTGCATGGGTTTGGAGCTGGGAGAGAAGTCCCTCCCGCAGCTCCGTCCACATCCAGGTCTTCGCTTGGTCGGCCCGGCGCCCCTGAAGTTCGCCTGATGCGTTCATTTTATCGCGAAACTCCTGAATCGAGCCCCAAATCTCCTCAAGTCCCTCACTCTTCAATGCCGAGGCAAGAGCGACCGCCGGGGTCCAGTTAGGGCTCTTCGGTCGCATGAGATGCAGCGCCGCGCCATATTCCGCCGCTGCACGGCGTGCAGCTGGCTTCAAATCCCCATCAGCCTTGTTGACCACGACCAGGTCCGCAAGTTCCATAATGCCACGTTTAATGCCCTGCAGTTCGTCGCCACCGCCAGGCGACAGCAGCAGCAAAAACATGTCGACCATGTCCGCCACGGCAGTCTCTGATTGCCCGACGCCAACTGTCTCGATGATGACAACATCGTAGCCCGCCGCTTCGGTGAGCAGCATGGCTTCACGGGTCCGTCGGGCAACGCCGCCAAGTGTCCCCCCTGACGGAGAGGGACGGATGAAGGCTGACGGGTCACGTGCCAAAAACTCCATACGGGTTTTATCGCCGAGGATGGAGCCGCCAGTCCGCGCCGAGGAAGGGTCAACAGCGAGCACCGCCACTTTGAGCCCCTGATCAATGAGATATTGCCCGAAAGCCTCTGTGAAGGTTGATTTCCCCACCCCTGGCGCCCCAGAGAGGCCGATGCGCACGGCCCGGCCGCTTAGGTCCAACACCTGAGCGAGGAGTTCCTGCGCAGCTTCCTGATGGTCTGCGCGGCTTGATTCCACAAGCGTGATACCGCGTGCCAGCGCCGCCCGTTCACCGGCCCGAATACCGGCAGAGAGAACGGTCGGGTCCGTTCGCTCAGACCGCGAGGATTTTCCTGATTTTGACCCCAAAACTGCCATCCTGTTTGCATACCGGAGCAGGCGGGCCCAATCTAGTTTTTTGGCCAATTTTGACGCCAGTTTCACAATTCCTGACATTTCGCCGTTCAGAGAGGGTTCATTTGCGGAGATCAAAATAGCGCCATGACACAGAAAAGCTCCCAATCCAAAACCTCATGGCCCACAGCCGCCCTCATTGGCGCGTCCTGCCTGTTGGCAGGATCAGCATCAACGCCTGCAATGGCGGAAACCCTCCCGACCAATCTGAAAGTCGACTACGCCATCGCCCTTGGCGGTTTCAATCTCGGCACCGCGGATGTGGAAGCGAATCTGGGCAATGGAAGCTACGAACTTGATGCCACCGTCAGAACTGAAGGCATTGCGGACCAGTTTTTCGAGACAACCTTCGCTCTGGAAAGCCGGGGGTCCTTTTCGGGCAATCGGGTAAAACCGGCCCGCTTCATCTCCACCTATCAAGACGCCGATTCATCGCGCCGAGTTGAACTCACTTATCCCAGCCGAGGCGCCCCGGTGATGGCAGCCGAACCCGCCTATGGCGATGGCTTTGGTCCCCATGTGCAGCTCAATGACATCCTGATGACCCAGGACCCGATAAGCGCCCTCCTCCTGCCAACGAGGAGTACCACGACATCGCCCTGCGACCGCTCACTGCCGCTTTTCGACGGGCGCCGCCGCTATGACCTGCAATTGCGCGAAGATGGTATGACTGAAGTAAACGGCGGAGAAAACGCCTATAGCGGCCCTGCCATGCGCTGCACCGTAGGCATGCTGCCGGTCGCTGGCTACGAACGCAAAACCCTTATTAAGCTGCTCGCACGCGAAGACTCCATACGGGTTT
The DNA window shown above is from Parvibaculaceae bacterium PLY_AMNH_Bact1 and carries:
- a CDS encoding esterase-like activity of phytase family protein (Derived by automated computational analysis using gene prediction method: Protein Homology.), whose protein sequence is MRRFISPTALMSTAGLLAVAGAASLYWITGSGPALAEPTTISIKANPVAWDPENPRDTEAGALTFIGGLELTSSHPDFGGLSGLIVGKGGDALIAITDQGNWFTADILADGNRPTGLADALLAPILGANGARLAGKRDTDAESLTVAFGADPRNSPTLISFERNHRLQSHDLTSLGFDAPATPVEDFNAFDGLENNGGLEAIAYLPDGSLLAISENTFDEDGHIIGARLTEDAATPVRLKQHLPYVLTDMDILPNGDLITLERHYNPLAGVSMMMRRIPADTLGSKEPLDGEVLVEANHTRSIDNMEGLSLRQDEEGRTLLYVISDDNFNSVQRTLLLVFALED
- the rpmB gene encoding 50S ribosomal protein L28 (Derived by automated computational analysis using gene prediction method: Protein Homology. GO_component: GO:0000311 - plastid large ribosomal subunit [Evidence IEA]; GO_component: GO:0022625 - cytosolic large ribosomal subunit [Evidence IEA]; GO_function: GO:0003735 - structural constituent of ribosome [Evidence IEA]; GO_process: GO:0006412 - translation [Evidence IEA]), yielding MARRCELTGKAVMTGNNVSHANNKTRRRFLPNLCNVTLMSEKLGRQYKLRISAHALRSVEHRGGLDGYLRKARESELSTKAQRIKREIAKAEAATAS
- the meaB gene encoding methylmalonyl Co-A mutase-associated GTPase MeaB (Derived by automated computational analysis using gene prediction method: Protein Homology. GO_function: GO:0003924 - GTPase activity [Evidence IEA]; GO_function: GO:0005525 - GTP binding [Evidence IEA]), translated to MGSKSGKSSRSERTDPTVLSAGIRAGERAALARGITLVESSRADHQEAAQELLAQVLDLSGRAVRIGLSGAPGVGKSTFTEAFGQYLIDQGLKVAVLAVDPSSARTGGSILGDKTRMEFLARDPSAFIRPSPSGGTLGGVARRTREAMLLTEAAGYDVVIIETVGVGQSETAVADMVDMFLLLLSPGGGDELQGIKRGIMELADLVVVNKADGDLKPAARRAAAEYGAALHLMRPKSPNWTPAVALASALKSEGLEEIWGSIQEFRDKMNASGELQGRRADQAKTWMWTELREGLLSQLQTHAEASRLVGELENEVAAGGVTPTAAANRLLALLFPDQGT
- a CDS encoding hypothetical protein (Derived by automated computational analysis using gene prediction method: GeneMarkS-2+.), whose translation is MILPVAALFGVFALAYLGSTRFVTQFDVFPPEQWYLNPGYWLTYGHVALPLIFLVLNLVNRKYGPGTSIASVIVTWVLVAGILIWAITTYGLGTVEGQVASLGVMATFFGALFAGQLVSIYVFDQVRGIPWWRAPFYGALFGGLIFAGFFYGQMAYGAEEPWANRLAVMAGIYAGAAFLNVFIYWALRGLIRPLPGFGGA
- a CDS encoding DUF3108 domain-containing protein (Derived by automated computational analysis using gene prediction method: Protein Homology.); its protein translation is MTQKSSQSKTSWPTAALIGASCLLAGSASTPAMAETLPTNLKVDYAIALGGFNLGTADVEANLGNGSYELDATVRTEGIADQFFETTFALESRGSFSGNRVKPARFISTYQDADSSRRVELTYPSRGAPVMAAEPAYGDGFGPHVQLNDILMTQDPISALLLPTRSTTTSPCDRSLPLFDGRRRYDLQLREDGMTEVNGGENAYSGPAMRCTVGMLPVAGYERKTLIKLLAREDSIRVWLAPLEGGDIWIPVRMTLRTPFGGAVMRATRFEVASNQ
- a CDS encoding TetR/AcrR family transcriptional regulator (Derived by automated computational analysis using gene prediction method: Protein Homology.), with the protein product MSENARTTYRHGNVREDALAAAHSLIADSGYEKLSIRRVADQVGIAHRSLYNHFEDRDALLDAVATEGYEALAKALTSAKTPDSFVSAYTQFALKNPYLYALMTSRPHATMKEKPELQKAAHLVITEAIRLFSDQAAPTDEKKRSVFKIHMMLHGGLSLYQSGILDMPSDKAFVKELIAMVEEAS